In Capillimicrobium parvum, a genomic segment contains:
- the mfd gene encoding transcription-repair coupling factor: protein MALRPLLALIEDDPGGSTLVRDGGRAFASSSLRPYVLAALADQDASKPAIVVAGDDRQARDLAADLRAWLAPRRVRFYPSRGVAYESHLAPPPHLVGLRVAALDALLDPGTVDAPVVVVSAVALSEKVPDPELRPHSLRLVVGDLIDVDEFTQQLADAGYERVDQVSDRGQFAVRGGILDIYPATEDRAVRVDLFDIEIESLRWFSTFTQRSLGDAEAVEIAPAAELAPEHRELAEIAALSSEDERPGHRAPSTDEADERWFARGRIAELLPVDRFRAFLDLAPDDALLLVAAEEEIAPALADHWQDVCAAFHAEDAHDLYVKPEEIQAALDARARVRLSAISGDQPIELRGQAADTGSRSLKEAESELEKLVRSGYRTVVTWARHGEGERAAYNLARLKAGWLDGVPVYDASLHFATASLRDGFIAPSLKLAVVPEHRLIRRRRAEPSGPAVSGKRGVLRSFADLRAGDIVVHEDHGIARFAGFDTRTVAGVTRDYLLLEYAGEDRVFVPSDQLAKISRYVGAGGEHPPLSKLGGTRWDTIKARARRAAQELAGELLNLYAERKRRSGFAFDPDGDWLRDFEAKFPHTETADQREAIEVVKADMETARPMDRLICGDVGYGKTEVALRAAFKAVEGGKQVLMLVPTTILAQQHFGTFSERLRDYPFTIEHVSRFRPAKEQREAVARFNQGKVDILIGTHRLLSRDVRPKDLGLLIVDEEQRFGVKQKELLRQLKLRVDVIAMSATPIPRTLQMSLAGVRDISVIETPPEGRRPVKTYVGEYDEDLVKQALEREHKRGGQAFFLHNRVETIDETAERLRALCPGMTFAVGHGQLDADELEQRMLSFLRGDADVLVATSIIESGIDIPQANTLVVERADVFGLAQLYQIRGRVGRSRERAYAYLLYPSADALTQEAAQRLAALSDYTELGAGFKIAMRDLEIRGAGNLLGDEQSGHVAALGFELYLQMLDEAVRAAEGMADDAPEPVRLDVNVDAYVPADYVPYEQAKIDVHRRIAGAAEVADLALLRDELEDRFGPVPEPLSNLISLQQARIKLGQAGAQAVTFRGGRLAVTPVELDSVRAKRIREQIPGALYESGKSQLSVRVPDDPQQRFPAVVHAADVLLSVTREAA from the coding sequence ATGGCCCTCAGACCCCTCCTTGCACTCATCGAAGACGACCCCGGCGGCTCCACGCTCGTCCGCGACGGCGGGCGCGCGTTCGCGTCGTCGTCGCTGCGCCCGTACGTCCTCGCCGCCCTCGCCGACCAGGACGCGTCGAAGCCCGCGATCGTCGTCGCCGGCGACGACCGCCAGGCCCGCGACCTCGCCGCCGACCTGCGCGCCTGGCTCGCGCCGCGGCGGGTGCGCTTCTACCCGAGCCGCGGCGTCGCGTACGAGTCGCACCTCGCGCCGCCGCCGCACCTCGTGGGCCTGCGCGTCGCGGCACTCGACGCGCTGCTGGATCCGGGCACCGTGGACGCGCCGGTCGTCGTCGTCTCCGCCGTCGCGCTCTCGGAGAAGGTCCCCGACCCCGAGCTGCGCCCGCACTCGCTGCGCCTCGTGGTCGGCGACCTGATCGACGTCGACGAGTTCACCCAGCAGCTCGCCGACGCCGGCTACGAGCGCGTCGACCAGGTCTCCGACCGGGGCCAGTTCGCCGTCCGCGGCGGCATCCTCGACATCTATCCGGCCACCGAGGACCGCGCGGTCCGCGTCGACCTCTTCGACATCGAGATCGAGTCGCTGCGCTGGTTCTCGACGTTCACGCAGCGCTCGCTGGGGGACGCCGAGGCGGTCGAGATCGCGCCGGCCGCCGAGCTCGCGCCCGAGCACCGAGAGCTGGCGGAGATCGCCGCCCTGTCGAGCGAGGACGAGCGGCCCGGGCACCGCGCGCCCAGCACCGACGAAGCTGACGAGCGGTGGTTCGCGCGCGGTCGGATCGCGGAGTTGCTGCCCGTCGACCGCTTCCGCGCGTTCCTCGATCTCGCCCCGGACGACGCGCTCCTGCTCGTCGCCGCCGAGGAGGAGATCGCGCCGGCGCTCGCCGACCACTGGCAGGACGTCTGCGCCGCCTTCCACGCCGAGGACGCCCACGACCTCTACGTCAAGCCCGAGGAGATCCAGGCGGCGCTCGACGCGCGCGCCCGGGTCCGGCTCTCCGCCATCTCCGGCGACCAGCCGATCGAGCTGCGCGGCCAGGCCGCCGACACGGGCTCGCGCTCGCTCAAGGAGGCCGAGTCCGAGCTCGAGAAGCTCGTGCGCTCCGGCTACCGCACGGTCGTGACGTGGGCGCGCCACGGCGAGGGCGAGCGGGCCGCGTACAACCTCGCACGGTTGAAGGCGGGGTGGCTGGACGGCGTGCCGGTCTATGACGCCAGCCTCCATTTCGCCACGGCGTCGCTGCGCGACGGCTTCATCGCGCCGTCGCTCAAGCTCGCCGTCGTCCCCGAGCACCGGCTCATCCGCCGGCGCCGCGCCGAGCCGTCCGGCCCGGCGGTCTCCGGCAAGCGCGGCGTCCTGCGCTCGTTCGCCGACCTGCGCGCCGGCGACATCGTCGTCCACGAGGACCACGGCATCGCCCGCTTCGCCGGCTTCGACACGAGAACCGTCGCCGGCGTGACCCGCGACTACCTGCTGCTCGAGTACGCCGGCGAGGACCGCGTCTTCGTGCCCAGCGACCAGCTGGCGAAGATCTCGCGCTACGTCGGCGCGGGCGGCGAGCACCCGCCGCTGAGCAAGCTCGGCGGCACCCGGTGGGACACGATCAAGGCCCGGGCCCGCCGCGCCGCCCAGGAGCTCGCCGGCGAGCTGCTGAACCTCTACGCCGAGCGCAAGCGCCGCAGCGGCTTCGCCTTCGATCCCGACGGCGACTGGCTGCGCGACTTCGAGGCGAAGTTCCCGCACACCGAGACCGCCGACCAGCGGGAGGCGATCGAGGTGGTCAAGGCCGACATGGAGACCGCGCGGCCGATGGACCGCCTCATCTGCGGCGACGTCGGCTACGGGAAGACCGAGGTGGCGCTGCGCGCCGCGTTCAAGGCGGTCGAGGGCGGCAAGCAGGTCCTGATGCTCGTGCCGACGACGATCCTCGCCCAGCAGCACTTCGGCACGTTCTCCGAACGCCTGCGCGACTACCCCTTCACGATCGAGCACGTCAGCCGCTTCCGGCCCGCCAAGGAGCAGCGCGAGGCCGTCGCGCGCTTCAACCAGGGCAAGGTCGACATCCTCATCGGCACGCACCGCCTGCTGTCGCGCGACGTGCGCCCCAAGGACCTCGGCCTGCTCATCGTCGACGAGGAGCAGCGCTTCGGCGTCAAGCAGAAGGAGCTGCTGCGCCAGCTCAAGCTGCGCGTCGACGTCATCGCGATGAGCGCGACGCCGATCCCGCGCACGCTGCAGATGTCGCTGGCCGGCGTGCGGGACATCTCGGTCATCGAGACGCCCCCCGAGGGCCGGCGGCCCGTGAAGACCTACGTCGGCGAGTACGACGAGGACCTCGTCAAGCAGGCGCTCGAGCGCGAGCACAAGCGCGGCGGCCAGGCGTTCTTCCTGCACAACCGGGTCGAGACGATCGACGAGACCGCCGAGCGGCTGCGGGCCCTGTGCCCGGGGATGACGTTCGCGGTGGGCCACGGCCAGCTCGACGCCGACGAGCTCGAGCAGCGGATGCTGTCGTTCCTGCGCGGCGACGCCGACGTCCTCGTGGCGACGTCGATCATCGAATCGGGCATCGACATCCCGCAGGCGAACACGCTCGTCGTCGAGCGCGCCGACGTCTTCGGCCTCGCCCAGCTCTACCAGATCCGCGGGCGCGTCGGCCGGTCCCGCGAGCGGGCATACGCCTACCTGCTGTATCCGAGCGCCGATGCGCTGACGCAGGAGGCCGCGCAGCGCCTCGCCGCGCTCAGCGACTACACCGAGCTCGGCGCCGGCTTCAAGATCGCCATGCGCGACCTCGAGATCCGGGGCGCCGGCAACCTCCTCGGCGACGAGCAGTCCGGCCACGTCGCCGCGCTGGGCTTCGAGCTGTACCTGCAGATGCTCGACGAGGCGGTGCGCGCCGCGGAGGGCATGGCCGACGACGCGCCCGAGCCGGTGCGCTTGGACGTCAACGTCGACGCCTACGTCCCCGCCGACTACGTCCCGTACGAGCAGGCGAAGATCGACGTGCACCGGCGCATCGCGGGGGCGGCCGAGGTCGCCGACCTGGCGCTGCTGCGCGACGAGCTCGAGGACCGCTTCGGACCCGTCCCGGAGCCGCTGTCGAACCTGATCTCCCTGCAGCAGGCGCGCATCAAGCTCGGCCAGGCCGGCGCGCAGGCCGTGACGTTCCGGGGCGGACGGCTGGCGGTCACGCCGGTCGAGCTCGACTCCGTGCGCGCGAAGCGCATCCGCGAGCAGATCCCCGGCGCGCTGTACGAGTCCGGCAAGTCGCAGCTGTCCGTTCGCGTCCCCGACGACCCCCAGCAGCGCTTCCCCGCGGTCGTCCACGCGGCCGACGTGCTTCTTTCGGTGACTCGAGAGGCCGCTTGA
- a CDS encoding peptidyl-prolyl cis-trans isomerase has protein sequence MRSTLRLLLPIGLLALLAVGLAACGGGGDGDNGASSNDLPGNAVAQVGEVSVTKDDFTHWLNVAAVSSAQQTGAKGAAAQAPVPPDFTACVAGKKENAPKPAKGQPTTTDAQYKAQCKQEYESLRDQVMSFLISAQWIQQEAAKRNITITDAQLQKDFDKTKKQSFPKDADYQKFLKSSGMTEQDILFRVKLDSLSNKLREQVVKGKDNVTDAQIATYYNKNKQRFATPETRDVRIVLTKTEAQANAAKKALEGGESWSKVAKQYSIDEASKGQGGLLSGIAKGQQEKALDDALFGAKKSTIGGPVKTQFGWYVYEVEKITPANQQTQQQASATIKQLLQSQNQQKALDGFVKDFQNRFKGSTVCRTGYVTQDCSNAPKQKTNTTTTPAGGATTNPAPATTG, from the coding sequence ATGCGCTCGACGCTTCGACTTCTGCTGCCCATCGGGCTCCTCGCCCTGCTCGCCGTCGGCCTGGCGGCCTGTGGCGGCGGCGGTGACGGCGACAACGGCGCCAGCAGCAACGACCTCCCCGGCAACGCCGTCGCCCAGGTCGGCGAGGTGTCCGTGACGAAGGACGACTTCACGCACTGGCTCAACGTGGCGGCCGTCTCGTCGGCCCAGCAGACCGGGGCCAAGGGGGCTGCCGCCCAGGCGCCCGTCCCGCCGGACTTCACGGCCTGCGTGGCGGGCAAGAAGGAGAACGCGCCCAAGCCGGCCAAGGGCCAGCCGACCACGACGGACGCCCAGTACAAGGCGCAGTGCAAGCAGGAGTACGAGTCGCTGCGCGACCAGGTCATGTCGTTCCTGATCTCGGCGCAGTGGATCCAGCAGGAGGCGGCGAAGCGCAACATCACGATCACCGACGCGCAGCTGCAGAAGGACTTCGACAAGACGAAGAAGCAGTCGTTCCCGAAGGACGCCGACTACCAGAAGTTCCTGAAGTCGTCGGGCATGACGGAGCAGGACATCCTCTTCCGGGTCAAGCTGGACTCGCTGAGCAACAAGCTGCGCGAGCAGGTCGTCAAGGGCAAGGACAACGTCACCGACGCCCAGATCGCCACCTACTACAACAAGAACAAGCAGCGCTTCGCGACCCCGGAGACCCGCGACGTGCGCATCGTGCTGACGAAGACCGAGGCGCAGGCCAACGCGGCCAAGAAGGCGCTGGAGGGCGGCGAGAGCTGGAGCAAGGTGGCCAAGCAGTACTCGATCGACGAGGCCTCCAAGGGGCAGGGCGGGCTGCTGTCGGGCATCGCCAAGGGCCAGCAGGAGAAGGCGCTCGACGACGCGCTGTTCGGCGCGAAGAAGAGCACCATCGGCGGCCCGGTCAAGACCCAGTTCGGCTGGTACGTCTACGAGGTCGAGAAGATCACGCCGGCCAACCAGCAGACGCAGCAGCAGGCCTCCGCGACGATCAAGCAGCTCCTGCAGTCCCAGAACCAGCAGAAGGCGCTCGACGGGTTCGTCAAGGACTTCCAGAACCGCTTCAAGGGATCCACCGTCTGCCGCACCGGCTATGTGACGCAGGACTGCAGCAACGCGCCCAAGCAGAAGACGAACACGACGACGACGCCCGCGGGCGGCGCGACGACGAACCCCGCGCCCGCGACGACGGGCTGA
- a CDS encoding MazG family protein, whose translation MPDRDEITEALGRLDDLTRRLRRECPWDREQDERSIVPHTVEEAYELADAAGRGDDAKLLDELGDVLFQVHFLSLLLEERGAGDLAQVAEHCRQKLIRRHPHVFGTAEVDNAAEVLANWDRIKEGEAGRERGVFAEVPENLPGPLLARKVQRRAASSGFDPLDAGEALDAARATLEQVGAGPTEDTVGDALFALVNVARKHRIDPELAVRASAARFRGRVEAAVALAEAAGASWSDLTDDQRLALYAQSRLTPQETPQDP comes from the coding sequence GTGCCCGACCGCGACGAGATCACCGAGGCCCTCGGGCGCCTGGACGACCTGACGCGCCGGCTGCGGCGCGAGTGCCCGTGGGACCGCGAGCAGGATGAGCGCTCGATCGTCCCGCACACCGTCGAGGAGGCCTACGAGCTCGCCGACGCCGCCGGCCGCGGCGACGACGCCAAGCTCCTGGACGAGCTCGGCGACGTGCTCTTCCAGGTCCACTTCCTCTCCCTGCTGCTCGAGGAGCGCGGCGCCGGCGACCTCGCCCAGGTCGCCGAGCACTGCCGCCAGAAGCTCATCCGCCGCCACCCGCACGTCTTCGGCACGGCCGAGGTGGACAACGCGGCCGAGGTCCTGGCCAACTGGGACCGCATCAAGGAGGGCGAGGCGGGCCGCGAGCGCGGCGTCTTCGCCGAGGTCCCGGAGAACCTGCCCGGGCCGCTGCTGGCGCGCAAGGTCCAGCGCCGCGCCGCCTCCAGCGGCTTCGACCCGCTCGACGCCGGCGAGGCGCTCGACGCCGCCCGCGCCACCCTCGAGCAGGTGGGCGCCGGCCCGACCGAGGACACGGTCGGCGACGCGCTCTTCGCGCTCGTCAACGTGGCGCGCAAGCACCGCATCGACCCCGAGCTCGCCGTCCGCGCCTCCGCCGCCCGCTTCCGCGGCCGCGTCGAGGCGGCCGTGGCGCTCGCGGAGGCCGCCGGGGCGAGCTGGAGCGACCTGACCGACGACCAGCGGCTCGCGCTGTACGCGCAGTCGCGCCTGACCCCACAGGAGACACCCCAAGACCCATGA
- the eno gene encoding phosphopyruvate hydratase, with protein MSQIEKVHARQILDSRGNPTVEVEVSLRSGATGRAAVPSGASTGEFEATELRDGGERWLGKGVEKAVANVNGEIAEAVAGHDATDQAGLDRAMIDLDGTPNKSRLGANAVLGVSLAAAHAAAAEEGLPLWRYLGGEAAHVLPVPMMNVLNGGAHADNSVDFQEFMIVPVGAPTFAECLRVGTEVFHALKGTLHARGLATAVGDEGGFAPNLESNEAALQALVEGIEAAGYTPGDEVAIAMDPATSELYDDGVYHLEHEGRKLSSDDLAAYWADLSDRYPILSIEDGMDEEDWDGWKVLTDRIGGRVQLVGDDLFVTNTQRLRRGIELGVGNSILIKVNQIGTLSETLDAIATARGAGYTAVMSHRSGETEDVTIADLAVATGCGQIKTGAPSRSDRVAKYNQLLRIEEQLGADATFPGRSVFRS; from the coding sequence ATGAGCCAGATCGAGAAGGTCCACGCCCGCCAGATCCTCGACTCCCGGGGCAACCCGACCGTCGAGGTCGAGGTCAGCCTGCGCTCCGGCGCCACCGGCCGCGCCGCGGTCCCCTCGGGCGCGTCGACCGGCGAGTTCGAGGCCACGGAGCTGCGCGACGGCGGCGAGCGCTGGCTGGGCAAGGGCGTCGAGAAGGCGGTGGCCAACGTCAACGGGGAGATCGCCGAGGCGGTCGCGGGGCACGACGCCACCGACCAGGCCGGCCTGGACCGCGCGATGATCGACCTCGACGGCACGCCGAACAAGTCGCGCCTCGGCGCGAACGCGGTCCTCGGCGTCTCGCTGGCCGCCGCCCACGCCGCCGCGGCCGAGGAGGGGCTCCCGCTGTGGCGCTACCTGGGCGGGGAGGCCGCCCACGTCCTGCCGGTGCCGATGATGAACGTCCTCAACGGCGGCGCGCACGCCGACAACTCCGTCGACTTCCAGGAGTTCATGATCGTCCCGGTCGGCGCGCCGACCTTCGCCGAGTGCCTGCGCGTGGGCACCGAGGTCTTCCACGCGCTCAAGGGCACGCTGCACGCCCGCGGGCTGGCCACGGCCGTGGGCGACGAGGGCGGCTTCGCGCCGAACCTCGAGTCCAACGAGGCGGCGCTGCAGGCGCTCGTGGAAGGGATCGAGGCGGCCGGCTACACGCCCGGCGACGAGGTGGCGATCGCCATGGACCCGGCCACGAGCGAGCTCTACGACGACGGCGTGTACCACCTCGAGCACGAGGGCCGCAAGCTCTCCTCCGACGACCTCGCCGCGTACTGGGCCGACCTCAGCGACCGCTACCCGATCCTCTCCATCGAGGACGGCATGGACGAGGAGGACTGGGACGGCTGGAAGGTCCTCACCGACCGCATCGGCGGTCGCGTCCAGCTCGTCGGCGACGACCTCTTCGTCACGAACACGCAGCGCCTGCGGCGCGGCATCGAGCTGGGCGTCGGCAACTCGATCCTGATCAAGGTCAACCAGATCGGCACGCTGAGCGAGACACTCGACGCGATCGCCACCGCGCGCGGCGCCGGCTACACCGCGGTGATGTCGCACCGCTCCGGCGAGACCGAGGACGTCACGATCGCCGACCTCGCCGTCGCGACCGGCTGCGGCCAGATCAAGACCGGCGCCCCGTCGCGCAGCGACCGCGTGGCCAAGTACAACCAGCTGCTGCGCATCGAGGAGCAGCTCGGCGCCGACGCCACGTTCCCGGGCCGCTCGGTCTTCCGCTCGTAG
- a CDS encoding FtsB family cell division protein, giving the protein MHRVRWDRVGRVALLCVLLGIVALYVGPARSYWTALGESKTKNAEVQRLQLEHDRLQARKRALSQPDTLEREARKLGYVLPGEKAYVIEDLPSG; this is encoded by the coding sequence ATGCATCGAGTTCGCTGGGACCGGGTGGGGCGCGTCGCGCTGCTCTGCGTGCTGCTGGGCATCGTCGCCCTCTACGTCGGCCCGGCCCGGTCGTACTGGACGGCGCTGGGCGAGTCCAAGACCAAGAACGCGGAGGTGCAGCGCCTGCAGCTCGAGCACGACCGGCTGCAGGCCCGCAAGCGGGCCCTGAGCCAGCCGGACACCCTGGAGCGCGAGGCGCGCAAGCTCGGCTACGTCCTGCCGGGGGAGAAGGCCTACGTGATCGAGGACCTGCCGTCGGGCTGA
- a CDS encoding type III secretion system chaperone, with amino-acid sequence MPYETAVFDWRAGDRTVQSAVPDERLAMERVVEALMAELRRRIGITFTVDELACLYDQGTDWTLEVAQRVAPDAPWAWDASTVADAAFHRYLRGASDYAGGRRLTD; translated from the coding sequence ATGCCCTACGAGACCGCGGTGTTCGACTGGCGCGCCGGCGATCGGACCGTGCAGAGCGCGGTCCCCGACGAGCGGCTGGCCATGGAACGCGTGGTCGAGGCGCTGATGGCCGAGCTGCGCCGCCGCATCGGCATCACGTTCACCGTCGACGAGCTCGCGTGCCTCTACGACCAGGGCACCGACTGGACGCTCGAGGTGGCCCAGCGGGTCGCCCCCGACGCGCCGTGGGCGTGGGACGCCTCCACGGTCGCCGACGCGGCCTTCCACCGCTACCTGCGCGGCGCGAGCGACTACGCCGGCGGCCGGCGGCTCACCGACTGA
- a CDS encoding GNAT family N-acetyltransferase, which translates to MRAFDLALRGRVATRAPTPHGCAFRFSEPAFWDLNFVYVERPAAATAELVADADAALAGLAHRMLIVDEPADVTRLAADLARAGWTIERHVAMVAGAVPADRTPRQAAREVPAPDIVLPRRAATREDGFDEATLAAIEVADLVVGRAMSERAFASTAPDGTIASMAKLYTDGAIGQIEDVQTRHAYRGRGHAQAVVLAALEASRRAGHDLTFLWADEDDWPRELYRRLGFAVLGRRWRFRRAVAVSR; encoded by the coding sequence GTGCGGGCCTTCGACCTCGCCCTGCGCGGGCGGGTCGCGACGCGCGCCCCGACGCCGCACGGCTGCGCGTTCCGGTTCTCCGAGCCGGCGTTCTGGGATCTGAACTTCGTCTACGTCGAGCGCCCGGCCGCGGCGACCGCCGAGCTCGTCGCCGACGCCGACGCCGCGCTGGCCGGCCTGGCGCACCGGATGCTGATCGTCGACGAGCCCGCCGACGTCACCCGCCTGGCCGCCGACCTGGCCCGCGCGGGCTGGACGATCGAGCGCCACGTCGCGATGGTCGCCGGCGCCGTGCCCGCCGACCGGACACCGCGCCAGGCGGCGCGCGAGGTACCGGCGCCCGACATCGTCCTGCCGCGGCGCGCGGCGACGCGGGAGGACGGCTTCGACGAGGCCACGCTCGCGGCGATCGAGGTCGCCGACCTGGTCGTGGGGCGCGCCATGAGCGAGCGGGCCTTCGCCTCGACCGCACCCGACGGCACCATCGCCTCGATGGCCAAGCTGTACACCGACGGCGCGATCGGCCAGATCGAGGACGTCCAGACCCGCCACGCGTACCGCGGGCGCGGCCACGCCCAGGCGGTCGTCCTCGCCGCCTTGGAGGCCTCGCGGCGCGCCGGGCACGATCTGACGTTCCTGTGGGCCGACGAGGACGACTGGCCGCGGGAGCTCTACCGCCGGCTCGGCTTCGCCGTCCTGGGGCGCCGCTGGCGCTTCAGGCGGGCCGTGGCGGTCAGTCGGTGA
- the csrA gene encoding carbon storage regulator CsrA yields MLVLTRKSNQSIMIGDDIEVSVLSIMGEKVRIGIQAPRDIPVFRKEVYLEIQEERGGVGVAVGDARRTTEPAGGLRAQVDDELRKLGGA; encoded by the coding sequence ATGCTGGTCCTGACACGCAAGTCCAACCAGAGCATCATGATCGGCGACGACATCGAGGTGTCTGTCTTGTCGATCATGGGAGAGAAGGTCCGCATCGGCATCCAGGCGCCTCGGGACATCCCGGTGTTCCGCAAGGAGGTCTACCTCGAGATCCAGGAGGAGCGCGGGGGCGTGGGCGTCGCAGTGGGCGACGCGCGGCGCACGACCGAGCCGGCCGGGGGCCTGCGGGCCCAGGTGGACGACGAGCTGCGCAAGCTCGGCGGCGCCTAG
- a CDS encoding thermonuclease family protein — protein MPRRAVITVVVLIVAVFAARLAAQRSDRAPKGVAGEVTRVVDGDTIHVDLDGTDETVRYIGIDTPESVKPGTPVQCFAKRASAHNEQLVGGEDVRLRFDVERRDRYGRLLAYVYRVGDGTFVNAALVRDGYARTLTVPPNVRYADRFAQLQRQAREHRRGLWQAC, from the coding sequence ATGCCTCGTCGCGCCGTCATCACCGTCGTCGTCCTGATCGTCGCGGTCTTCGCGGCGCGGCTCGCGGCGCAGCGCTCGGACCGCGCCCCGAAGGGCGTCGCGGGGGAGGTCACGCGTGTCGTGGACGGCGACACGATCCACGTCGATCTCGACGGCACGGACGAGACGGTGCGCTACATCGGCATCGACACGCCGGAGTCGGTCAAGCCGGGCACGCCGGTGCAGTGCTTCGCCAAGCGCGCGTCGGCGCACAACGAGCAGCTCGTGGGCGGCGAGGACGTCCGCCTGCGCTTCGACGTCGAGCGCCGCGACCGCTACGGCCGCCTGCTCGCCTACGTCTACCGCGTGGGCGACGGGACGTTCGTCAATGCCGCGCTCGTGCGCGACGGCTACGCGCGGACGCTCACGGTGCCGCCGAACGTCCGATACGCGGACCGGTTCGCGCAGCTGCAGCGGCAGGCGCGGGAGCACCGGAGGGGGTTATGGCAAGCATGCTGA
- a CDS encoding class I fructose-bisphosphate aldolase yields the protein MTSTRLEELLGDETESLLNHVCSTVDKANLHLPGPDFVDRVMVDTDRSTNVLRNLQWMLHSGRLAGTGYYSILPVDQGIEHSGAASFAPNPIYFDPENLVELAVEGGCNAFASTIGVMGAVSRKWAHKFPFIVKLNHNQLLTYPNQFDQTMFATAQRAHELGAAGVGATIYFGSEESNRQIVEVARAFEEAHRLGMFTVLWCYLRNPAFKKDGVDYHVSADLTGQANHIGTTIEADIIKQKLPENNGGYLAMGKDFGKTSQLVYDKLTTDNPIDLCRWQVVNCYLGRAPLINSGGASSGQTDVAEAVRTAVINKRAGGSGLISGRKAFQRPMDEGIGLLHAIQDVYLSDEVTVA from the coding sequence ATGACCTCCACCCGCCTTGAGGAGCTGCTGGGCGATGAGACTGAGTCCCTGCTCAACCACGTCTGCTCCACCGTCGACAAGGCCAACCTGCACCTTCCCGGCCCCGACTTCGTCGACCGGGTCATGGTCGACACCGACCGGTCGACCAACGTGCTGCGCAACCTCCAGTGGATGCTGCACTCCGGGCGCCTGGCCGGCACGGGCTACTACTCGATCCTCCCCGTCGACCAGGGCATCGAGCACTCCGGCGCCGCGTCGTTCGCGCCCAACCCGATCTACTTCGATCCCGAGAACCTCGTCGAGCTGGCGGTCGAGGGCGGCTGCAACGCGTTCGCGTCGACGATCGGGGTGATGGGCGCGGTCAGTCGCAAGTGGGCCCACAAGTTCCCGTTCATCGTCAAGCTCAACCACAACCAGCTGCTGACGTACCCGAACCAGTTCGACCAGACGATGTTCGCCACGGCGCAGCGCGCGCACGAGCTCGGCGCGGCGGGCGTGGGCGCGACGATCTACTTCGGCTCCGAGGAGAGCAACCGGCAGATCGTCGAGGTGGCGCGCGCGTTCGAGGAGGCCCACCGGCTCGGCATGTTCACGGTGCTGTGGTGCTACCTGCGCAACCCGGCGTTCAAGAAGGACGGGGTCGACTACCACGTCTCCGCCGACCTGACCGGCCAGGCCAACCACATCGGCACGACGATCGAGGCCGACATCATCAAGCAGAAGCTGCCCGAGAACAACGGCGGCTACCTCGCGATGGGCAAGGACTTCGGCAAGACCAGCCAGCTGGTCTACGACAAGCTGACGACCGACAACCCGATCGACCTCTGCCGCTGGCAGGTCGTGAACTGCTACCTGGGCCGCGCACCCCTCATCAACAGCGGCGGCGCCTCGTCGGGCCAGACCGACGTCGCCGAGGCGGTCCGCACCGCGGTGATCAACAAGCGCGCCGGCGGGTCGGGCCTCATCTCCGGGCGCAAGGCGTTCCAGCGCCCGATGGACGAGGGCATCGGGCTCCTGCACGCGATCCAGGACGTGTACCTCTCCGACGAGGTGACGGTCGCGTAG